The following are from one region of the Halodesulfurarchaeum sp. HSR-GB genome:
- a CDS encoding LAGLIDADG family homing endonuclease, which produces MSTEGTGEYELPVKRVTGDTLETRLTANAYHNILPARYLKKNADGDLVETQEDLFTRVARNIALAEVPYEAANRDLTVTVRPDQVKPDHPRRDELAAEVFGEGTTVEDDVEIELTPENVNKFAYETVVPEVPDEIRAHVEDLAAQYEELMGTLSFMPNSPTLMNAGNELQQLSACFVNSPDDDLADIHETAKEAALTFQSGGGMGYAFWQLRPYGDAVGSTGGIASGPITFMRTFDQMTETIAQGGTRRGAQMAVMRISHPDVIEFIHSKNKDVSLAHTLKLNDPDDPTYTDFSEALEEARDLIDEEGRVPEHLRNAVEGHLSNFNISVGVTDGFMEALANDEEYTLTNPRTEEPHIATAETKEMYSRYDLGEYVEVGEELSLPAAVLWERIVEGAHENGEPGVIYLERANKEHSFDVDEHPDHRMLATNPCVTGETLISTEDGLVPAEELYEQGVARDVVVDSRLSDDDATKEASSVFKTGVKDVYELSTEEGYELRLTADHRMMTDEGWVEAKNLEPGDTVHVQDRKGQFGNHGSAEEGRVLGWLVGDGHLKNGEERAVLNFYDEDAEISEQFAADVNDVVRDPRGNADYEIGVSEISRGDGYRGAQAIEQRVRSARLYEYAEQAGLTDEKLQVPEAVMRGSEVMARGFLRALFTADGSVQGNVEKGVSVRLTSTDTDLLQEVQQLLLNFGIFSKIYEDRHEAGRQEMPDGKGGTKTYERQADHDLVISKDSLVTFREEIGFLREDKNDALDDRLAEYTTSPYSDAFEATVSAVEADGHEPVYDLTEPDTHSFVANGLVCHNCGEQPLEEYEACNLGHVNLSTIAATDSSDWRAWSAANEDAYDSREAAIEAFLEGAIDWAEFDRRIRIGTRFLEDVVTMSDFPVEEITEKVRAMRKIGLGIMGIAQLFVQLGMRYGSEPANEVARQLMTHINHESKQVSHELALERGSFAEWDNSKYADPTRYAEWFEHHTGEDPEEWAEGYPIRNHNTTTIAPTGTTSMVGNTTGGCEPIFNVAYYKNVSDDVQGEEMLVEFDDYFLRTLEANDIDVEDVKAEATEQMAANEFDGVEGLSTVPDAIAELFVTSSDLTGKEHASIQTALQEGVDSSISKTVNFPREATVEDMDEVLRYIYDHGGKGVTVYRDGTRSKQVLTTRADNTEFADMDEAEVAETIIEQIEDVFGGFESFLGREDVAELLGSELDSIEGPDYAEKRARPAALQGVSQRIDTGYGKLYVTINEDGDGRPFELFANIGHSGGFTNSFTEALAKVISTALRSGVDPYEIVDELKGTRSPKVAWDKGEQINSIPDAIGTAMYRYLEDEVDKPYPQQETLDGIEDSGTETDGGGAVATNTEPEGSTQSLIDAGESPECPECGSMDLYYSEGCKTCQACGWSECS; this is translated from the coding sequence ATGAGTACGGAGGGGACAGGGGAGTACGAACTCCCCGTCAAACGGGTCACCGGCGACACGCTCGAAACACGACTCACGGCCAACGCCTATCACAACATCCTCCCGGCACGCTACCTGAAGAAGAACGCCGACGGGGACCTCGTCGAGACCCAGGAGGACCTCTTCACTCGGGTCGCGCGGAACATCGCGCTCGCGGAGGTACCCTACGAGGCAGCGAACCGCGACCTGACGGTAACGGTGCGGCCGGACCAGGTCAAGCCGGACCACCCGCGTCGGGACGAACTCGCCGCTGAGGTCTTTGGCGAGGGGACCACCGTCGAGGACGACGTCGAGATCGAGTTGACTCCCGAGAACGTCAACAAGTTCGCCTACGAGACCGTCGTGCCCGAGGTCCCCGACGAGATTCGGGCCCACGTCGAGGATTTGGCCGCCCAGTACGAGGAGCTGATGGGCACACTCTCCTTCATGCCCAACTCGCCCACGCTGATGAACGCGGGCAACGAACTCCAGCAGCTCTCGGCTTGTTTTGTCAACTCGCCAGACGACGACCTCGCAGATATCCACGAAACGGCCAAAGAGGCCGCTTTAACGTTCCAGAGCGGGGGCGGCATGGGGTATGCATTCTGGCAATTACGGCCGTATGGCGACGCGGTCGGCTCGACCGGCGGCATCGCCTCCGGGCCGATCACGTTCATGCGGACCTTCGACCAGATGACCGAGACCATCGCCCAGGGGGGCACCCGTCGCGGGGCTCAGATGGCGGTCATGCGCATCTCCCACCCGGACGTCATCGAGTTCATCCACTCGAAGAACAAGGACGTCTCGCTGGCCCACACGCTGAAGCTCAACGATCCGGACGACCCGACTTACACCGACTTCTCCGAGGCCCTGGAGGAAGCCCGGGACCTGATCGACGAGGAGGGACGGGTCCCCGAGCACCTCCGGAACGCCGTCGAGGGCCATCTCTCGAATTTCAACATCTCCGTGGGCGTCACGGACGGCTTCATGGAGGCGCTGGCTAACGACGAGGAGTACACGCTCACGAACCCACGCACGGAAGAACCCCACATCGCGACGGCGGAGACAAAGGAGATGTACTCCCGCTACGATCTCGGGGAGTACGTCGAGGTCGGCGAGGAGCTTTCCCTGCCCGCAGCAGTCCTCTGGGAGCGGATCGTCGAGGGGGCTCACGAAAACGGCGAGCCGGGAGTCATCTATCTTGAGCGAGCGAACAAGGAGCACTCCTTCGACGTCGACGAGCATCCCGATCACCGGATGCTCGCGACCAACCCTTGTGTGACCGGTGAGACGCTGATCAGCACCGAGGACGGCCTCGTCCCGGCCGAAGAACTCTACGAGCAGGGAGTCGCACGCGACGTCGTCGTCGACAGTCGGCTCAGCGACGACGATGCGACCAAGGAAGCCAGCAGCGTGTTCAAGACTGGCGTAAAGGACGTCTACGAACTCTCCACCGAGGAAGGGTACGAACTCCGCCTCACTGCTGACCATCGGATGATGACCGACGAGGGGTGGGTAGAGGCAAAGAACCTTGAGCCAGGCGACACGGTCCACGTGCAGGACCGAAAAGGCCAGTTCGGGAACCACGGCTCCGCCGAGGAGGGCCGAGTGCTGGGCTGGCTCGTCGGAGACGGGCACCTCAAGAACGGCGAGGAACGTGCCGTTCTCAACTTCTACGACGAGGACGCCGAAATCTCCGAGCAGTTCGCCGCAGACGTCAACGACGTGGTCCGTGATCCGCGCGGCAACGCGGATTACGAGATCGGCGTCAGCGAGATTTCCCGGGGAGACGGGTATCGCGGCGCCCAGGCCATCGAACAACGGGTCCGTTCGGCACGCCTCTACGAGTACGCCGAACAGGCTGGACTCACCGACGAAAAGCTCCAGGTTCCCGAGGCGGTCATGCGAGGCAGTGAAGTGATGGCCCGGGGATTCCTCAGAGCCCTGTTCACCGCGGATGGGAGCGTTCAGGGGAACGTGGAGAAAGGCGTCTCGGTCCGTCTCACCAGCACCGACACTGACCTTCTCCAGGAGGTCCAGCAACTCCTGTTGAACTTCGGGATCTTCAGCAAGATATACGAGGACCGCCACGAGGCAGGCAGGCAGGAGATGCCCGACGGGAAGGGTGGTACGAAGACCTACGAACGCCAGGCGGACCACGACCTCGTCATCTCGAAAGATTCGCTGGTCACCTTCCGTGAGGAAATCGGCTTCCTCCGGGAGGACAAAAATGACGCGCTCGACGATCGGTTGGCCGAATACACGACCAGCCCGTACAGCGACGCCTTCGAGGCGACGGTGTCGGCGGTCGAAGCGGACGGCCACGAACCGGTGTACGACCTGACCGAGCCGGACACCCACTCCTTCGTCGCGAACGGCCTCGTCTGCCACAACTGTGGCGAGCAGCCGTTGGAGGAGTACGAGGCCTGTAACCTCGGTCACGTGAACCTCTCGACTATCGCTGCAACTGACAGTTCTGACTGGCGGGCCTGGTCGGCCGCCAACGAGGACGCCTACGACAGCCGGGAGGCGGCCATCGAAGCCTTCCTCGAGGGGGCCATCGACTGGGCGGAGTTCGACCGCCGCATCCGAATCGGGACCCGGTTCCTCGAGGACGTGGTCACGATGTCCGATTTCCCGGTCGAGGAGATCACCGAGAAGGTGCGCGCGATGCGCAAGATCGGGCTGGGGATCATGGGTATCGCCCAGCTGTTCGTCCAGCTCGGCATGCGCTATGGCTCCGAACCGGCAAACGAGGTCGCCCGCCAGCTCATGACCCACATCAACCACGAGTCCAAGCAGGTCTCCCACGAGCTGGCCCTCGAACGGGGCAGCTTCGCGGAGTGGGACAACTCCAAATACGCCGATCCGACCCGCTATGCCGAGTGGTTCGAACACCACACCGGCGAGGATCCCGAGGAGTGGGCCGAGGGCTATCCGATCCGCAACCACAACACGACGACGATCGCGCCGACCGGGACGACCTCGATGGTGGGCAACACCACCGGCGGCTGCGAGCCCATCTTCAACGTCGCCTACTACAAGAACGTCTCTGATGACGTGCAGGGCGAGGAGATGCTCGTCGAGTTCGACGACTACTTCCTCCGGACCCTGGAGGCAAACGACATCGACGTCGAGGACGTGAAAGCTGAGGCCACCGAGCAGATGGCCGCAAACGAGTTCGACGGCGTCGAGGGACTCTCGACGGTGCCTGATGCCATCGCGGAACTCTTTGTCACCTCCAGTGATCTCACCGGCAAGGAACACGCCTCGATCCAGACCGCCCTTCAGGAGGGCGTGGACTCCTCGATCTCGAAGACCGTGAACTTCCCGCGGGAGGCGACCGTCGAGGATATGGACGAAGTCCTCCGGTACATCTACGACCACGGTGGAAAGGGGGTGACCGTCTATCGAGACGGCACTCGCTCGAAGCAGGTACTCACGACCCGCGCGGACAACACCGAGTTCGCGGACATGGACGAGGCCGAGGTCGCCGAGACCATCATCGAGCAGATCGAGGACGTCTTCGGCGGGTTCGAGTCCTTCCTCGGCCGCGAGGACGTCGCCGAGCTCCTGGGAAGCGAACTCGACTCCATCGAGGGCCCGGACTACGCGGAGAAACGGGCCCGGCCCGCCGCGTTGCAGGGCGTGAGCCAGCGGATCGACACGGGCTACGGCAAGCTCTACGTGACGATCAACGAGGACGGCGACGGGCGCCCCTTCGAGCTGTTCGCGAACATCGGCCACTCCGGCGGCTTCACGAACTCGTTCACCGAGGCCCTCGCGAAGGTCATCTCGACGGCGCTGCGCTCCGGCGTGGACCCCTACGAGATCGTCGACGAACTCAAGGGAACCCGCAGCCCCAAGGTCGCCTGGGACAAGGGCGAACAGATCAACTCGATCCCCGATGCCATCGGCACGGCGATGTACCGATATCTGGAGGACGAGGTCGACAAACCCTATCCCCAGCAGGAGACCCTCGACGGCATTGAAGACAGCGGCACCGAAACTGACGGTGGCGGCGCGGTCGCCACAAATACCGAGCCGGAGGGATCCACGCAGTCGCTCATCGACGCCGGGGAGAGCCCCGAATGTCCCGAGTGTGGCTCGATGGACCTGTACTACTCCGAGGGCTGTAAGACCTGCCAGGCGTGTGGCTGGAGTGAGTGCAGCTAG
- the trpG gene encoding anthranilate synthase component II, whose product MKVLVIDNYDSFTYNLVEYVSKVTLPDGTTPEITVLKNTVDLAAVRAVDPDAILISPGPGHPANDRDVGVSAPVLREVAPQVPTLGVCLGMEAAVSVYGGEVGTAPEPVHGKADPVAHDGRGIFEGIEPEFQGGRYHSLIALDVPAVFEVSARTEQDGESIPMAIRHREHPIVAVQFHPESVLTPVGHDLIEHFLLAA is encoded by the coding sequence ATGAAGGTGCTCGTGATCGACAACTACGATTCGTTTACCTACAACCTGGTGGAGTACGTCTCGAAGGTCACGCTGCCGGACGGAACAACCCCCGAGATCACGGTCCTGAAAAACACCGTCGATCTCGCGGCCGTGCGGGCGGTCGATCCGGACGCGATCCTGATCAGTCCCGGGCCTGGTCACCCGGCAAACGACCGCGACGTGGGTGTCTCGGCCCCGGTCCTCCGCGAGGTCGCTCCGCAGGTGCCCACACTCGGTGTCTGTCTCGGGATGGAGGCGGCGGTCTCGGTGTACGGGGGCGAGGTCGGCACTGCCCCCGAACCGGTCCACGGCAAGGCAGATCCGGTCGCCCACGACGGTCGGGGCATCTTCGAGGGAATCGAACCCGAGTTCCAGGGCGGTCGCTACCACTCGCTGATCGCACTGGACGTGCCTGCGGTCTTCGAGGTTTCGGCCCGGACCGAACAGGACGGCGAGTCGATTCCGATGGCGATTCGACACCGGGAACATCCCATCGTCGCCGTGCAATTTCACCCCGAGAGCGTGCTGACGCCGGTCGGTCACGACCTGATCGAGCACTTCCTGCTTGCCGCATAG